A DNA window from Cutaneotrichosporon cavernicola HIS019 DNA, chromosome: 2 contains the following coding sequences:
- a CDS encoding uncharacterized protein (GTPase-activator protein for Rho-like GTPases): protein MAYSQLEPGVQPTQALPRKGEDQDQHILREFKRKLTEDEGYISYFTERLKIEKDYIQALSKLHAKSKGADILQDDAPHPRARVTSTARRAWFDVRDYTTREIETREAFYNALQNDVLAPLVAVRHTQTRVQSRICEDLKAATGSYEEYAYVKVPKMQRAYRSKTQAVEDHRKQQQAIEMQAKLLAEQVPKEPPESKPHPYSSHGHSPSTSSINNATGSWGSGLSDAESGTPPGNAPNAQSPQSPQHAQTLYTQSYPQPPYPQQQTAASAQSDVRPFERETRSLGHGLSNSISGRARSGSGSYAATRQAVDAKSKEVFSDIAAHSKKGFAAIMQRLGGEREGEGPPSIVAPDSTLGGASASVRRGSVRHNNGAVKGAKTKRDAEEADKAYRHGVFHVETLRLRREKLQQSAITSLSQFNVELNAALFVALRAYAQIARGAAMTLAQSTDVVSQSVRQVDPTRDKALFHSRLPVVSRYPQIMYENFYVGTCRSLIFGFRLTDYDFARGEMGGHGRPPLIVEKCIAWIDALGNDAEGIYRMSGRQQTVRRLIHNIELNEDTFNFTSDDDVYSVAVVLKAYLRDLPDPLFPLPHAERVKWTESREEHYKNHFSTLRGRLRRLPTIHQTTFQAVIEHLNRISKNAAENKMNATNLAVVFNSVLFGQEQMSNDADALKMHLQKDTVLEEIITYPEFLFPPEGNYGGEPQSPSKASSRMSSQTRLDLYPSPTGGNSMSALSGSPAVHTPPLHVYTTQHPIAAQHARAGSDDPGVAPRPVQTPISFQPPSHNSTGQHISAQSSLQPPLPPGAQTPHIPPHPDSSGFGSQLASLDMDSMDMEHALNGQIGLTPDDGLDLLFNPDKIPMSLRDSLPNDIHVRPLASDDFLRAHFALLGNLSPSPALAPSVYAALFRALKSCHDTYYIVVFVDRATDQVVASGTVVKERKFIRGGSVSAHIEDIVVGQSGQGRGLGMKLVVGLRNLATELGCYKTILDCQECKVPFYEKCGFTLRGRQMAYYVPTAEAPPRRESLAKPGLASQSSTPVRFPPQPEEKEDDEDGGDEDIVSIAETYMTDNTGTDETFTNVSYRFPTHSTRNAGRGVASTDPETSSPSVGGPGDEPVLDLDTPTGSVRSWNSAHSSGARPCPVLGMERDTYF, encoded by the exons ATGGCATACTCACAGCTTGAACCTGGCGTCCAGCCAACTCAGGCGCTACCGCGTAAGGGCGAGGACCAGGACCAGCACATTCTGCGCGAGTTCAAG CGCAAGCTCACAGAGG ACGAAGGATACATCAGTTACTTCACTGAGCG CCTCAAAATCGAGAAGGATTATATCCAGGCATTGTCCAAACTCCACGCCAAATCCAAGGGCGCCGACATCCTCCAGGACGA TGCACCGCATCCACGCGCGCGTGTcacctcgaccgcgcgccGTGCGTGGTTTGACGTGCGTGATTACACGACCAGGGAGATCGAGACACGTGAGGCTTTCTACAATGCGCTCCAGAACGATGTGTTGGCCCCACTCGTCGCAGTGCGTCATACACAAACCCGTGTCCAGAGCCGTATCTGCGAAGACCTCAAGGCAGCGACGGGCTCGTACGAAGAATACGCCTATGTCAAGGTGCCCAAGATGCAGCGCGCGTACCGCTCAAAGACGCAAGCCGTCGAGGACCACCGCAAGCAGCAACAAGCGATAGAAATGCAGGCCAAACTCCTGGCCGAGCAGGTTCCGAAGGAACCTCCCGAGTCCAAGCCTCACCCCTACTCGTCCCACGGACATTCGCCAAGCACTTCGTCCATCAACAATGCGACAGGGAGCTGGGGCAGCGGACTGTCCGACGCAGAATCGGGCACCCCACCGGGGAATGCGCCCAACGCGCAGTCCCCACAGAGCCCACAGCACGCCCAAACGCTGTACACACAGTCCTACCCGCAGCCGCCGTACCCTCAGCAGCAGACTGCTGCATCGGCGCAGTCCGACGTTCGTCCGTTCGAGCGTGAGACCCGGTCCCTTGGGCACGGCCTGTCTAACAGCATCTCTGGGCGCGCCCGTTCCGGCTCGGGATCGTACGCCGCGACCAGGCAGGCAGTCGACGCCAAGTCTAAGGAGGTGTTTAGCGACATTGCTGCGCACTCGAAGAAGGGCTTTGCGGCGATCAtgcagcgcctcggcggcgagcgcgaagGCGAGGGCCCACCTTCGATTGTTGCCCCGGACAGCACActtggcggcgcgagcgcgagtgtGAGACGAGGGTCCGTGCGGCACAATAACGGTGCAGTCAAGGGCGCCAAAACtaagcgcgacgccgaggaggccgacaaGGCGTACCGCCACGGCGTGTTCCATGTCGAGACGCTGCGTCTGCGCCGCGAGAAGTTGCAGCAATCGGCCATCACCAGCCTGAGTCAGTTCAACGTTGAACTCAATGCGGCGCTCTtcgtcgcgctccgcgCGTACGCGCAAATCGCACGCGGCGCAGCCATGACGCTCGCCCAGTCGACCGACGTCGTCTCGCAGAGTGTTCGCCAGGTTGACCCGACGCGCGACAAGGCGCTCTTCCACTCTCGCCTTCCCGTCGTCTCGCGCTACCCACAGATCATGTACGAGAACTTCTATGTCGGAACTTGTCGATCGCTCATCTTTGGCTTCCGCCTAACCGACTACGACTTTGCGCGTGGAGAGATGGGCGGCCACGGGAGGCCACCGCTCATAGTCGAAAAGTGCATCGCTTGGatcgacgccctcggcaacgacgccgagggcatcTACCGCATGAGCGGACGGCAGCAAACTGTGCGCCGCCTGATCCACAACATTGAGCTGAACGAGGACACTTTCAACTTTACctcagacgacgacgtctACTCAGTCGCTGTCGTGCTAAAGGCGTATCTGCGCGACCTGCCAGACCCTCTCTTCCCATTGCCACACGCTGAGCGGGTCAAGTGGACCGAGTCGAGAGAGGAGCACTACAAGAACCACTTCTCTACACtgcgcggccgcctccgccgcctgccGACCATCCACCAGACGACGTTCCAGGCCGTCATCGAGCACCTGAACCGCATCTCGAAGAACGCCGCTGAGAACAAGATGAACGCGACCAACCTGGCCGTCGTGTTTAACTCGGTACTCTTTGGGCAGGAGCAGATGTCCAACGatgccgacgcgctcaagatGCACCTCCAGAAGGACACGGTGCTCGAGGAAATTATCACCTACCCCGAATTCCTGTTCCCGCCGGAGGGCAACTATGGCGGCGAACCACAGTCGCCCAGTAAGGCAAGCAGCAGGATGAGCTCGCAGACCCGCCTCGACCTATACCCTTCGCCGACGGGCGGGAACTCGATGAGTGCGCTGTCGGGCTCGCCTGCAGTGCATACCCCGCCGCTGCACGTGTACACGACGCAGCACCCTATAGCTGCGCAGCACGCGCGTGCGGGGAGCGACGACCCTGGTGTCGCACCCCGGCCGGTGCAGACACCGATCTCGTTCCAGCCTCCGTCACACAATTCGACGGGCCAGCACATCTCGGCCCAGTCGTCACTCCAGCCACCCCTTCCACCTGGTGCCCAGACGCCACACATTCCGCCGCACCCGGACAGCAGCGGCTTCGGATCCCAACTGGCCAGCCTGGACATGGACTCGATGGACATGGAGCACGCATTGAACGGGCAGATAGGCCTTACACCcgacgacggcctcgacctgctcTTCAACCCCGACAAGATCCCGATGTCGTTGCGCGACTCCCTTCCCAACGACATTCATGTGCGCCCGCTTGCCTCGGACGACTTCCTCCGCGCCCACTTTGCGCTACTTGGCAATCTGTCGCCGTCCCCGGCCCTCGCGCCGAGCGTGTACGCCGCTCTCTTCCGCGCCCTCAAGTCGTGCCACGACACGTATTATATTGTCGTGTTCGTCGATCGCGCGACAGACCAGGTCGTCGCGTCCGGCACTGTTGTCAAGGAGCGCAAGTTTATCCGCGGCGGTAGCGTTTCCGCACACATCGAAGACATTGTCGTTGGCCAGAGTGGTCAGGGGCGCGGACTAGGGATGAAGCTTGTCGTGGGATTGCGTAACCTTGCGACCGAGTTGGGTTGCTACAAGACGATTCTGGACTGCCAGGAGTGTAAAGTCC CGTTCTACGAGAAATGTGGATTCACACTACGCGGACGCCAGATGGCATACTACGTGCCGACAGCCGAAGCacctccgcgccgcgaATCGCTGGCCAAACCCGGCCTGGCATCGcagtcgtcgacgccggtGCGCTTCCCCCCCCagcccgaggagaaggaggatgacgaaGACGggggtgacgaggacatTGTCAGCATCGCTGAGACATATATGACTGACAACACGGGCACGGACGAGACGTTCACCAACGTCTCGTACCGCTTCCCGACGCACAGCACTCGCAATGCCGGGCGAGGCGTGGCCAGCACCGACCCCGAGACGTCCAGCCCGTCGGTCGGGGGACCCGGCGACGAacccgtcctcgacctcgacacgCCGACGGGGAGCGTGCGCAGTTGGAACTCGGCCCACTCGTCGGGCGCTCGGCCGTGCCCAGTCCTGGGGATGGAGCGGGACACATACTTCTAG
- the CKA1 gene encoding uncharacterized protein (Phosphotransferase enzyme family): MSGARSIARVYADVNEKMGRSWWDYDNLVVTWGVQDNYEIVRKVGRGKYSEVFESVHLPTNQKCIVKVLKPVKKKKIKREIKILQNLAGGPNVIGLLDVVRDSQSKTPSIVSEYVNNTEFKTLYPKFTDFDVRFYIFELLKALDFCHSKGIMHRDVKPHNVMIDHEKRQLRLIDWGLAEFYHPGTEYNVRVASRYFKGPELLVDFQEYDYSLDMWSLGCMFASMIFRKEPFFHGHDNADQLVKITKVLGTDELFNYLERYDIDLDSQFNDLISRYPRKPWTKFITTENQRFISNEAIDFLDKLLRYDHQERLTAAEAQQHPYFVPVKQAA, encoded by the exons ATGTCGGGCGCACGGAGTATT gcacGGGTTTACGCCGACGTGAACGAGAAGATGGGCCGCTCGTGGTGGGACTATG acaacctcgtcgtcacaTGGGGCGTACAGGACAACTACGAGATTGTGCGCAAGGTCGGACGAGGAAAGTACTCAGAG GTTTTCGAGTCGGTCCACCTGCCCACGAACCAGAAGTGCATCGTCAAGGTGCTCAAGCCAgtgaagaagaagaagatcAAGCGCGAGATCAAGATCCTGCAGAACCTGGCGGGTGGGCCCAACGTCATCGGCTTGTTGGATGTGGTGCGTGACAGCCAGTCCAAGACTCCGTCGATCGTGTCCGAGTACGTCAACAACACCGAGTTCAAGACGCTGTACCCCAAGTTCACCGACTTTGACGTGCGCTTCTACATCTttgagctgctcaaggcgctcgactTTTGCCACTCGAAGGGTATCATGCACCGCGACGTCAAGCCACACAATGTCATGATCGACCACGAGAAGAGGCAACTGCGCCTCATCGACTGGGGACTGGCCGAGTTCTACCACCCGGGCACAGAGTACAACGTGCGCGTGGCATCGCGGTACTTCAAGGGtcccgagctcctcgtcgacttcCAGGAGTACGACTACTCGCTCGACATGTGGTCGCTCGGGTGCATGTTTGCGTCCATGATCTTCAGAAAGGAGCCTTTCTTCCACGGCCATGACAATGCCGACCAGCTTGTCAAAATCACAAAGGTGCTCGGCACTGACGAGCTCTTCAACTACCTCGAGCGCTACGACATTGACCTCGACTCCCAGTTCAACGACCTCATCTCGCGCTACCCGCGCAAGCCGTGGACCAAGTTTATCACGACCGAGAACCAGCGCTTCATCTCGAACGAGGCCATTGACTTTTTGGACAAGCTTCTCCGCTACGACCACCAGGAGCGCTTGACAGCAGCCGAGGCGCAGCAGCACCCGTACTTTG TACCCGTCAAGCAGGCTGCATAA
- the GYP8 gene encoding uncharacterized protein (Rab-GTPase-TBC domain), producing the protein MSRIDEKAGGWEAVRDAEVDAAVNAHDEDRLRRLSVMPGGFGSRSARCRAWLELLRVERLQSTPSSPETTRFATPETDAETVVYTPHQDEGQVLLDTRRAFVTYPRDISSDAKADMQEDLTALICTVLQRHPALSYFQGFHDIATVMYLTFLSKVPRPREGATAQDREEWDTLVRATEVVALSRTRDGMGKDLGPMMGMLKLLRRVLAAADPGLYRISASISPVPTLPFFALSWILTLFSHDVDTLAPVQRIFDYLIARNPISAIYLAVAILMSKKRQMLKLAADLGPEVRLDPSLLHPLFQRLPPLYSDTPDEPTPPPGFHDPNAEARGKFDEPNPYTPIALSGIFQLADKLQAKHPFDGSRVRAHEVLGSGSVVRTYVLELGEQLDEQAKVDEKAALKAWTLADAEACIDKDVVLPGGDQLDDEEPVPWPDRLGGLARSRRIVTTITIGVLLIGVGAALYRSTGRYRLAAWWTTFMRRDISWARAYLGQYVPALRDL; encoded by the exons ATGTCTCGCATCGACGAAAAGGCCGGCGGATGGGAGGCGGTCCGagatgccgaggtcgacgcggcCGTGAATGCGCATGACGAGGATAGACTGCGCCGCCTTTCGGTGATGCCGGGCGGGTTTGGGAGCCGGTCCGCTCGATGCCGCGCCTG gctcgagctcctccgtGTCGAAAGGCTGCAGAGTACACCCTCATCGCCAGAAACGACACGGTTCGCGACACCCGAGACCGACGCTGAAACGGTCGTGTACACCCCCCACCAGGATGAGGGGCAGGTGCTGCTCGACACGCGGCGGGCGTTCGTGACGTATCCCCGGG ATATATCGTCCGACGCCAAGGCAGACATGCAGGAGGATCTGACGGCGCTGATCTGCACCGTCCTCCAACGCCATCCTGCGCTGAGCTACTTCCAAGGCTTCCATGACATCGCAACCGTGATGTACCTCACGTTTCTCTCGAAAGtgcctcgccctcgagaaGGGGCTACAGCACAGGATAGAGAGGAATGGGACACGCTCGTGCGCGCCACCGAGGTGGTTGCGCTCAGCCGCACGCGCGATGGAATGGGCAAGGACCTCGGGCCCATGATGGGCATGCTCAAGCTCCTTCGGCGTGTGCTCGCCGCAGCTGACCCAGGGCTGTACCGCATCTCGGCATC AATCTCGCCGGTACCGACACTGCCGTTCTTCGCCCTCAGTTGGATCCTGACGCTGTTCTCACACGATGTTGATACTCTTGCACCCGTTCAGCGCATCTTCGACTACCTCATCGCCCGCAACCCCATCAGCGCAATCTACCTCGCTGTTGCT ATCCTCATGTCGAAGAAGCGGCAGATGCTCAAGCTTGCTGCTGACCTCGGACCCGAAGTACGCCTTGATCcatctctcctccacccgcTGTTCCAGCGACTGCCTCCGCTGTACTCGGATACGCCGGATGAACCCACGCCCCCGCCCGGTTTCCACGACCCTAATGCGGAGGCGAGAGGCAAGTTCGACGAGCCAAACCCCTACACACCCATTGCGTTGAGCGGCATcttccagctcgccgacaagcTGCAGGCAAAACATCCATTCGATGGgtcgcgcgtgcgcgcgcacgAAGTTTTGGGCTCTGGAAGTGTTGTGAGGACTTACGTTTTGGAGCTTGGAGAGCAACTGGACGAGCAGGCCAAGGTGGACGAAAAGGCAGCTCTGAAGGCGTGGACGctggccgacgccgaggcaTGTATCGACAAGGACGTGGTGCTACCAGGCGGTgaccagctcgacgacgaagagCCGGTCCCCTGGCCCGACCGGCTCGGCGGACTCGCGCGCTCCCGGCGCATCGtcaccaccatcaccatcgGTGTACTACTGATCGGCGTCGGGGCCGCGTTATACCGCTCAACCGGGAGATACCGCCTCGCGGCGTGGTGGACGACATTTATGCGGCGCGACATCTCGTGGGCGCGTGCATATCTGGGCCAGTATGTGCCGGCCCTACGTGACTTGTAG
- the MVP1 gene encoding uncharacterized protein (PhoX homologous domain, present in p47phox and p40phox): MFNTPRANMQSGGFSDPLASGYDVDPWSGTQSPARGGTPAPNMPRMPSMPSLNSSSLNTSTSTVTNGSGGSGLSQTPNLDALIDDPPEGYITLFRQLESGGAVSQATLHRMVASARLPTPVAEKIISLTDDQSLGRADLYRALALVALAQSDPSSELTLAAVDAALPLPAPRLSVTSDSPAPARPTLPQSPSSTFSPWDTTQHFPPARATYDANGAQNGGNPDAEAERGYWLRLEKVSVELCAQKEGWFLQKYRVSSDKRPDTLSRRYSDFVWLHSTLLHRYPFRLLPALPPKRMNPDSAFLETRRKGLQRFINALVNHPVVRDDGALNVFMTEPNFEAWRKRVKVSTEEESASKRLNPAQEMAIPADLEDKLDGLRTRLPGLVSAYQKMVTLAERELTRRTQGVTEATRFAVVLATVSEDMPAACYRCVPGGKCCDVCQGTGRGLATVGYTWSRLAEQRERELSNLSDGIEALKRQRDLYMAFRDLFHRHERLSRDGVDSLQKRVVSRQSKIEGLRAATKPGWEDEVGKLTNGIEQDNSAITALLARRVFVRACMWHELGVVFHSRQAAQATLGWRAWVGAESNAVRSEGRVWDRLGEDLEDMPLE, from the exons ATGTT taATACGCCGCGGGCAAATATGCAGAGCGGCGGATTCTCAGATCCCCTCGCGAGCGGGTACGATGTCGACCCGTGGAGCGGGACGCAGAGTCCTGCTCGCGGTGGAACACCCGCACCCAACATGCCCCGCATGCCTAGCATGCCGAGCTTGAACTCTAGCTCTTTGAacacgagcacgagcaccGTTACCAATGGTAGCGGTGGCAGTGGCTTGTCGCAGACGCCAAACCTCGATGCTCTCATCG acgaCCCACCGGAAGGATACATCACTCTGTTCCGGCAGCtcgagagcggcggcgccgtCTCCCAGGCCACACTGCATCGTATGGTGGCGAGTGCGCGCCTCCCGACACCGGTCGCGGAAAAG ATCATCAGCTTAACGGACGACCAGTCGCTGGGTCGCGCGGATCTATACCGCGCGCTCGCACTCGTCGCACTCGCCCAGTCCGATCCAAGCTCCGAACTGACTCTCGCAGCCGTGGACGCAGCACTCCCCCTCCCAGCTCCGCGTCTGTCGGTGACATCCGACTCGCCCGCGCCAGCACGCCCAACCCTCCCCCAGAGTCCCAGTAGCACCTTTTCCCCATGGGACACCACGCAGCACTTCCCCCCCGCTCGTGCGACCTACGACGCGAACGGAGCGCAGAACGGCGGTAACCCCGAcgctgaggctgagcgTGGGTACTGGCTACGCCTCGAGAAGGTGTCTGTCGAGCTGTGCGCACAAAAGGAAGGATGGTTCTTGCAGAAGTACCGCGTGTCGAGTGACAAGCGGCCCGATACGCTGTCGCGCCGTTACTCGGACTTTGTGTGGCTCCACTCGACGCTGCTACATCGCTACCCGttccgcctcctcccggcCCTGCCGCCGAAAAGGATGAACCCCGACTCAGCGTTCCTTGAGACCCGCCGTAAGGGCCTGCAGCGGTTCATCAATGCCCTCGTCAACCACCCCGTCGTACGTGACGATGGTGCGCTCAACGTCTTCATGACAGAGCCCAACTTTGAGGCGTGGCGCAAGCGCGTCAAGGTGTcgacggaggaggagagtgcGAGCAAGCGCCTGAACCCGGCGCAGGAGATGGCGATCccggccgacctcgaggacaagtTGGA TGGCCTCCGCACGCGCCTTCCGGGGCTTGTCTCGGCGTACCAAAAGATGGTgacgctcgccgagcgcgaacTAACTCGCCGCACACAGGGCGTGACCGAGGCGACGCGCTTTGCGGTCGTGCTTGCAACCGTATCGGAGGACATGCCGGCTGCGTGCTACCGCTGCGTGCCAGGCGGCAAATGTTGCGATGTGTGTCAGGGGACCGGGCGAGGCCTAGCCACAGTGGGCTACACGTGGTCTCGCCTAGCAGAACAGCGCGAGAGA gagTTGTCCAACCTGAGTGACGGCATTGAGGCGCTCAAACGCCAGCGCGACCTATACATGGCCTTCCGTGATCTGTTCCACCGCCACGAGCGGCTCTCTCGTGACGGCGTAGACTCGTTGCAAAAGCGCGTCGTGTCCCGCCAATCCAAGATCGAGGGCCTGCGCGCGGCCACCAAACCGGGatgggaggacgaggtgggcaAGCTCACAAATGGCATCGAGCAAGATAACAGTGCTATTACGGCactgctcgcgcgccgcgtgTTCGTGCGCGCGTGCATGTGGCACGAACTCGGTGTCGTCTTTCACTCGCGGCAGGCGGCACAGGCTACCCTTGGATGGAGGGCTTGGGTCGGCGCAGAGAGTAACGCCGTCAGGTCGGAGGGGAGGGTGTGGGACAGGCTGGGggaggacctcgaggatATGCCGCTCGAGTAA
- a CDS encoding uncharacterized protein (GAL4-like Zn(II)2Cys6 (or C6 zinc) binuclear cluster DNA-binding domain) — protein sequence MSAPVGVPIAAAPMDPGVAIAGPGLGGARPNPQHPGGDKKRKAPPTGPGQPTRKDRPSSMTEEDSAAASNPQSTANSGTATPAPTAAVPRAREAKRTRVHFSCVECHRRKQKCDRKEPCSQCVARRVPHLCRPFLNGVEDPNANSDVHARLTTIEGMLARLTQVIPQAIQGRGFNDASSPDVSSLPSGEDVFHPQSGPQQEPPRQAYAHKPPPSGLFPASLSTSTPVGRSGYGWGLREGRMINLTVEDNAELRDVLLTLRESGITKNHLEWLIAGVPGRRMADALVEMYFRDIDWTRYKINRPQFERRYQAFFDSIGRNPSNPKLDADTIKWIPLMFIVKLAIAALSASSDVMPGDEQQAWSRRFYGSARSGLEYAKALQRDNLDVLFAGLLASRYMLLTRRPAEGSTPLTTAFQLGLYRDGTVLNLADKREVEIRRRAWAMLYHLDRTISLLVGRPASISDAHTDARPPANLDDDEIEGDFDPAGHPMTTPTVYTYVIVRHKLAEIMGRIAYHTFTIQLPDYQTVLALDKELLAWRSGLPPFLAMINPDTSFDQTHPYLFVQRHLLACEWYYTRITLNRPYLLRRKPQDGRYEYSRNAAIESATADLLSRRAFIMEKGDLIINSGGYRVLNSYMVLGVTIKLDPESPQADELRHLLNVVSGRARDEQGSMSEPIVKEELAIVEFLTAKNPSKAQAAVANGAQNGAARTEPSDENTPVDLLLGLAKTNSGRRAAEEEKRQLRLQQAREQEEQRQARRRVMQQANGSGVPNPWNYVPPQMPGLDVHQPFGARRPPPQLGSLPRPLQPPSQREEEKLNTSWSPENPFGFTDRSSPGFGNPNNMMQGFQGQVNLSPYQEMGILPGPGPGPGLSPSEQLALQGAGSAANANNNNNPNNTANNNNAVESNGHSLNFGTGQEFGSAVDNFDFSAFGGPHRGVEMAFNPFAIQQTGDEGSGSEPGGQDDETTFLNFILTKFANSSGETM from the exons ATGTCCGCGCCAGTAGGCGTCCCCATCGCCGCAGCTCCCATGGATCCCGGCGTAGCTATAGCCGGTCCCGGCCTCGGTGGTGCTCGACCAAACCCACAACACCCAGGTGGcgacaagaagcgcaaggctcCGCCAACTGGTCCTGGCCAGCCGACACGCAAGGACAGGCCATCATCAATGACAGAGGAAGACAGCGCAGCTGCCTCAAATCCTCAGAGCACAGCCAACTCTGGCACAGCGACGCCTgcgcccaccgccgcggTTCCACGCGCACGCGAAGCCAAGCGCACCCGCGTCCACTTCTCGTGCGTAGAGTGTCATCGCCGCAAGCAAAAGTGCGACCGCAAAGAGCCGTGCTCGCAATGCGTGGCCCGCCGTGTGCCGCATCTCTGTCGGCCCTTCCTCAACGGCGTAGAGGACCCTAACGC CAACTCGGACGTGCATGCGCGGCTCACGACGATCGAGGGCATGCTAGCGCGGCTAACCCAGGTGATTCCACAAGCGATTCAAGGGCGCGGATTTAACGACGCCTCAAGTCCGGATGTGTCCAGCTTGCCTTCGGGCGAGGATGTCTTCCACCCCCAGAGCGGACCACAACAAGAACCCCCACGCCAGGCGTACGCCCACAAGCCCCCACCCTCGGGTCTATTCCCCGCCAGCTTGTCCACATCTACGCCAGTGGGACGAAGCGGCTATGGCTGGGGTTTGCGCGAGGGGCGCATGATCAACCTcaccgtcgaggacaaTGCCGAGCTACGCGATGTGCTTCTTACACTCCGCGAGTCTGGCATCACAAAGAACCATCTCGAGTGGCTCATCGCGGGTGTTCCTGGCCGTCGCATGGCCGACGCCCTTGTCGAGATGTACTTTCG GGACATTGA CTGGACCAGGTACAAGATCAACCGACCACAGTTCGAGCGCAGATACCAGGCCTTCTTTGACTCGATCGGGCGCAACCCCTCGAATCCCAAGCTCGATGCGGACACGATCAAGTGGATCCCGCTCATGTTCATCGTC AAGCTTGCGATTGCCGCCCTGTCCGCGAGCTCCGACGTGATGCCTGGCGACGAGCAACAGGCCTGGTCAAGAAGATTCTACGGCTCTGCGCGCAGTGGCCTCGAGTATGCAAAGGCCCTGCAGcgcgacaacctcgacgtgcTCTTTGCCGGTCTACTGGCGTCACGCTACAT GCTTCTAACGCGTCGCCCAGCGGAAGGCTCGACCCCACTAACCACCGCAttccagctcggcctctATCGTGATGGCACTGTGCTGAATCTCGCGGACAAGCGCGAAGTAGAGATtcgacgccgcgcctgGGCGATGCTGTACCATCTCGATAGGACGATTTCGCTCCTGGTCGGTCGACCCGCCTCAATCTCCGACGCCCACACAGACGCGCGACCTCCCGCCAACCTCGATGACGATGAGATCGAAGGCGACTTTGATCCTGCTGGGCACCCAATGACCACACCGACGGTTTACACCTATGTGATTGTGCG CCACAAGCTCGCTGAGATTATGGGCCGCATAGCATACCACACGTTCACGATCCAGCTGCCCGACTATCAGACAGTGTTggcgctcgacaaggagcTGCTCGCCTGGCGCAGCGGTCTACCGCCGTTCCTCGCGATGATCAACCCGGACACGAGCTTTGACCAGACGCACCCGTACCTGTTCGTGCAgcgccatctcctcgcgtGCGAATGGTATTACACGCGCATCACGCTCAACCGACCGTACCTGCTCCGACGAAAGCCGCAGGACGGACGGTACGAGTACTCGCGCAACGCGGCGATCGAATCGGCTACTGCCGACCTGTTGAGCCGGCGTGCATTCATAATGGAGAAGGGTGATCTCATCATCAACTCGGGAGGATACCGAGTGCTCAATTCGTATATGGTTCTGGGTGTCACCATTAAGC TCGACCCGGAGTCTCCGCAAGCGGACGAGCTGCGTCACTTACTCAATGTTGTCTCCGGAAGGGCTCGCGACGAGCAGGGCAGCATGTCGGAGCCAatcgtcaaggaggagctggcgATCGTCGAGTTCCTCACGGCCAAGAACCCGAGCAAGGCTCAGGCGGCAGTTGCAAACGGCGCGCAGAACGGGGCAGCGCGAACCGAGCCAAGCGACGAGAACACGCctgtcgacctcctcctcggcctggccAAGACCAACtccggccgccgcgccgccgaggaggagaagcgccagctgcgcctccagcaggcgcgcgagcaggaggagcagcgacaagcgcgccgccgcgtgATGCAGCAGGCGAACGGAAGCGGCGTACCCAACCCTTGGAACTATGTACCACCGCAGATGCCAGGCTTGGACGTACACCAGCCAttcggcgcgcgccgtccgccgccgcagctcGGCTCTCTCCCGCGTCCCCTCCAGCCACCAAGCcagagggaggaggagaagctcaACACGAGCTGGAGTCCAGAGAACCCCTTTGGCTTCACGGACCGCTCGTCTCCGGGCTTTGGCAACCCCAACAACATGATGCAGGGCTTCCAGGGCCAGGTCAACCTCTCACCGTACCAGGAGATGGGCATCCTCCCCGGCCCCGGTCCCGGCCCGGGCCTGAGCCCCagcgagcagctcgccctACAGGGCGCCGGCAGCGCTGCCAAcgccaacaacaacaacaaccccaacaacacggccaacaacaacaatgCAGTAGAGAGTAACGGACATAGCCTCAACTTTGGGACGGGCCAAGAGTTCGGCTCAGCCGTCGACAACTTTGACTTTTCGGCGTTTGGAGGCCCTCACCGAGGCGTGGAGATGGCGTTCAACCCGTTCGCAATTCAGCAGACGGGCGATGAGGG ATCCGGAAGCGAGCCAGGAGGGCAGGACGACGAAACGACGTTCCTCAACTTTATCTTGACAAAGTTTGCAAACAGCTCGGGCGAGACCATGTAG